The window TTATGTGTAACAATCTTTTACTATGCGGTTCAGAAGAATCGGGACTTAGTAGGAGATTGGACCACGACGATTTTATTATTGTGATCTTTTTTTCAGTCAATGCAACTATATATACAGTTGAAGGCAGCTGTAGCTTTTGAAAATGATGCAGCATCCAAATCAACTTTTTAATCACGGTTGCTGTTTGAAAATTCACAGGAGTGATAAAAGCCACTTATCTGTAGTATCAACCTAATCCCCCTTTGGATGGTCTTGATCAAAACCCCATAGTTTGTGTTTCGTGGATCAGACGGCAGATATTGAGGCAAAAATCAACTACCAAATGCGACTTTAAGCTCTCCCATTGTATAAGACTCCACACTAGAACTAGTCTTTCATGTAAATTCAGTGTTCTTCAAGTTCTTCATGCTAAAACTGTCATGGCTCATGCTCTGCGATTCGATACAGTTCTTCCAGTTCTACTTTGCACCCTCCTCCTAACCAAAGCCGCCTCTACCTCTCATCACCACCATCTTAAGTCCCTCCACTTTTCACTCTTTCAACACGaaaccataaacaaaaccggATATATTGTAGTGAATGGGGTGGCTGGAACAGGCATCGGTCAAACCACTACGCCCTTTGGCACCGTGTTTGTTTTCCAGGATCCGATGACTCTCACAGCCAACCGATCTTCAAAAGCAGTTGGGATAGCTCAAGGAACTTCAGTCACATCCAGCTTGGATGGGCTTCAGAGCATTTCAGTAGCCAAGATCACTTTGCGCTTGAAGAACTACTCTGGTTCAGTTTCCATAGTCGGAGGCACGCATAACGTGAAGCCCGCCAATCATCCTGTTGTGGGGGGCACGGGCGATTTCCTGTTTGTTCAAGGCTACGTGACATCGTCCCCTGTTGATCTCAAGGGCCTAACTGTTGTCTACAAGATTGCATTTCACCTTTACTGGCCTCCATATGCAACTCAAGCTTCTTAgtaatttcattttgcatatgtAAGAAAATAAATGTGATTTCCCGAAAcataattcaaaatttcaatccTCTGTAATCGTCATAGCGAAGatacaaaaaatttcaagttacaacttTTAAACCATGTCTATGAAAAGCTTGAACAAGGTGCAAGCAtttacagaaaagaaaaaaaaaaaaaaaagattgatgATAAGAATATAAGTCGTTACCAACAGAAGCAGGTCACACATGTCGTATTAACTTTTGCATATAACTGATCAAGATTTCAAAGACTGGGTTACTA of the Pyrus communis chromosome 1, drPyrComm1.1, whole genome shotgun sequence genome contains:
- the LOC137739189 gene encoding dirigent protein 2-like; amino-acid sequence: MAHALRFDTVLPVLLCTLLLTKAASTSHHHHLKSLHFSLFQHETINKTGYIVVNGVAGTGIGQTTTPFGTVFVFQDPMTLTANRSSKAVGIAQGTSVTSSLDGLQSISVAKITLRLKNYSGSVSIVGGTHNVKPANHPVVGGTGDFLFVQGYVTSSPVDLKGLTVVYKIAFHLYWPPYATQAS